One window of the Bacteroidota bacterium genome contains the following:
- a CDS encoding proprotein convertase P-domain-containing protein — MANSCPGSTFNVDVTVNAEPADKTVSAVKPSLCVGELTQIQLSSSVSGFTYQLRNDAGNVNVGSPVLGTGGTINFSTGVLSSTTTYNVLATNNTSGCYAEMSTLVTVSVNPLPSVSLIRSPTTICEGSSSLLTATNSGGTAGPVSGSNNTTYSGNGNDPQTINSSITLPNGILSSLSDITLTMNATHTWAGDVKATLTSPCGTTTIFDRPGGSNNGNDFISSGDYVFTTTSGNTFPGSSSSTIPTGTYKATFAGISVAPACSSIGGTWTLTLSTTSSSGHDRTITLNNWSISISSGSGYTTVFNGPTTIGSTSYSGTGNTTATANVTPAVGTNNYTATTTDALGCSNTSSSVSVTVNQAATVTTGGPDNVCQSASPSAITLTGSSVGGGATTGAWSIVSGGGSLSSTIQTANPATVTYTPAANYSGTVTLRLTTNTPSGCSAVNDTRTVNVSALPTVTRRGN; from the coding sequence TTGGCAAATTCATGTCCAGGATCAACGTTCAACGTAGATGTAACAGTGAATGCCGAACCTGCGGATAAAACCGTAAGTGCCGTGAAGCCAAGTCTATGTGTTGGTGAGCTGACACAAATTCAATTGAGCAGTTCGGTGTCTGGATTTACGTATCAATTGCGGAACGACGCAGGAAACGTGAATGTAGGAAGCCCTGTATTGGGGACCGGTGGAACTATTAATTTCTCCACGGGCGTTTTGAGTAGCACCACTACATATAATGTATTGGCAACCAATAATACTTCGGGTTGTTATGCTGAAATGAGTACGTTAGTTACAGTTTCTGTAAATCCGCTGCCGTCTGTTAGTTTAATCAGGTCGCCGACAACCATTTGTGAAGGTTCAAGTTCATTATTAACTGCTACTAATTCAGGAGGTACTGCGGGTCCGGTTTCTGGTTCAAATAATACAACCTATAGCGGTAATGGCAACGACCCTCAGACTATAAACTCCTCAATTACACTTCCGAATGGTATTTTAAGTAGTTTGTCGGATATTACCCTTACGATGAATGCCACTCATACTTGGGCAGGGGATGTAAAAGCGACACTGACAAGTCCTTGCGGTACTACTACTATATTTGACAGGCCAGGAGGGTCCAATAATGGTAATGATTTTATTAGTAGTGGCGATTATGTATTTACCACGACGAGTGGTAATACATTTCCCGGATCAAGCAGTTCAACAATACCGACCGGTACTTACAAGGCTACGTTTGCAGGTATAAGTGTTGCCCCTGCTTGTTCATCAATAGGTGGTACATGGACATTAACACTTTCTACAACTTCCAGTAGTGGTCACGACCGGACAATAACTTTGAATAATTGGTCTATCTCAATTTCATCAGGAAGTGGATACACAACAGTTTTCAACGGTCCCACTACCATAGGCTCAACGTCTTATTCAGGAACTGGAAACACAACGGCAACAGCCAATGTAACCCCAGCGGTAGGAACTAACAACTATACAGCCACTACCACAGATGCTCTGGGTTGCAGTAATACCAGCAGCTCAGTTTCTGTAACTGTAAACCAAGCTGCCACGGTTACAACGGGAGGGCCTGATAATGTTTGTCAGTCTGCAAGTCCTTCTGCTATTACATTAACTGGCTCAAGTGTAGGTGGGGGTGCCACAACGGGTGCTTGGTCTATTGTTTCAGGAGGAGGTTCGCTAAGTAGTACCATTCAGACGGCAAATCCTGCGACTGTAACTTATACACCTGCAGCTAATTATAGCGGAACAGTGACTTTGCGTTTAACAACGAACACTCCAAGCGGATGTTCTGCTGTAAATGATACGCGCACTGTTAATGTGAGCGCATTGCCAACCGTTACTCGGCGCGGCAATTGA